From a single bacterium genomic region:
- a CDS encoding TonB-dependent receptor, with protein sequence MKRFISLFLIISSTSAYSQNTFLAFVKDREHNEPLIGVNVLLDNTTIGGTTDQDGKVAVTGIPDGPYIIRFSYIGFADQSISITFPLEDKNYVFEIEMEEKELEGEEITVSTTRTKRLIKDIPTRVEVIGGEELDEKLSMRPSNISMLLNESTGIYVQQTSASSGNVNIRIQGLDGRYTQILKDGFPLFGGLSSGLSVMQIPPLDLSQVEIIKGSSSTLYGGDAIAGMVNLISKQPGKEREWTLLLNQTSAMGTDAGMFFSKRDDRLGFSILASANRQQAYDANDDNFSDLPQVKVLTVNPKIFYYPNEHSQLNFGVTTTFEDRRGGDIKAIEEKKDTNHVYVEKNRSYRANTQLKYEKKLTTGNVWTLKNSVNIFSRRIDFTGTPVTNEQLSSFSEVNLLINRSQFDVIIGGNLVTDHFKQHDQNDRRLQDDRYIIGGVFFQSYWNISDQWLMETGLRTDWHDEFGFFALPRLSVLYKATQHWSGRLTLGLGYKAPTVYSEKAEETGYRFPIVFNKHLKAETSRGGIFDVNYKTIIGDRLTLNLNQAAYLTRINDPLEVEVYPPVPDSTFYNYFNSSGYILTKGAETNVKLTFEHLNLFVGYTLISARQYKSSKSSELLLTPRHRVNLILMMEKEETYKIGYEAYFTSSQKLQSASRSKNYWIMGLMGQKTWGMFTVFLNLENFTDTRQSKFTPVVNPPYDAPTFNDVYAPLEGFVVNLGTKIRF encoded by the coding sequence ATGAAACGTTTTATTTCTTTGTTCTTAATTATTAGCTCCACTTCTGCATACTCCCAAAATACTTTTTTGGCTTTTGTGAAAGACAGAGAACACAACGAACCTTTGATCGGCGTCAACGTTTTGTTGGACAATACAACCATTGGCGGTACGACGGATCAGGACGGAAAGGTAGCTGTTACAGGTATTCCAGACGGCCCGTATATAATCAGGTTTTCATACATCGGATTTGCCGATCAATCCATTTCGATTACATTTCCGCTCGAAGATAAAAATTATGTTTTCGAAATCGAAATGGAAGAGAAAGAATTGGAAGGCGAAGAAATTACGGTTTCCACCACACGTACCAAACGTTTAATCAAAGACATTCCAACGCGCGTAGAAGTGATTGGCGGTGAAGAGCTCGATGAAAAACTCAGTATGCGTCCATCGAATATTTCAATGCTGCTGAATGAATCAACCGGAATTTACGTACAGCAGACTTCCGCTTCTTCCGGCAACGTCAATATCCGTATTCAAGGCCTTGACGGCCGGTACACGCAAATTCTCAAGGACGGATTTCCGCTTTTCGGTGGTTTGTCATCCGGCCTCAGCGTGATGCAAATTCCTCCGCTCGATCTTTCGCAAGTAGAAATAATTAAAGGTTCTTCTTCCACGCTATATGGTGGCGACGCAATAGCCGGCATGGTCAATTTAATCTCGAAACAACCCGGCAAAGAGCGCGAATGGACGCTCTTACTGAATCAGACTTCCGCCATGGGAACTGACGCTGGAATGTTTTTTTCAAAGCGTGACGATCGTTTGGGATTTTCCATATTGGCCTCGGCCAATCGCCAGCAAGCGTACGATGCTAACGACGATAATTTCTCCGACCTCCCCCAAGTTAAAGTTTTGACTGTCAATCCGAAGATATTCTATTATCCAAATGAACATTCACAGCTCAACTTTGGCGTAACCACAACTTTCGAAGACCGACGTGGCGGCGACATCAAAGCCATCGAAGAAAAAAAAGATACCAACCACGTGTACGTTGAAAAAAATCGCAGCTATCGTGCAAATACCCAGTTAAAATACGAAAAAAAATTAACGACAGGGAATGTCTGGACATTAAAAAACAGCGTCAATATTTTTAGTCGTAGAATCGATTTTACAGGAACTCCGGTAACTAATGAACAATTGTCCAGTTTCAGCGAAGTCAATTTACTGATCAATCGTTCACAATTCGATGTGATTATCGGCGGCAATCTCGTTACCGATCATTTTAAACAGCATGATCAGAACGATCGACGCCTTCAGGACGATCGGTATATTATCGGCGGAGTTTTTTTTCAAAGCTATTGGAATATCTCCGATCAATGGCTGATGGAAACAGGATTACGAACAGACTGGCATGATGAATTTGGTTTTTTTGCGTTGCCCCGATTATCGGTTTTATACAAAGCAACACAGCATTGGAGCGGACGGTTGACTCTGGGCTTGGGATATAAAGCGCCTACTGTTTATTCAGAAAAAGCTGAGGAAACGGGCTATCGCTTCCCAATCGTATTTAATAAACATCTGAAAGCCGAAACTTCCCGAGGCGGAATTTTCGACGTCAATTATAAAACTATAATCGGTGACCGATTAACGCTCAACCTGAATCAAGCAGCATATCTAACGCGTATTAATGATCCATTAGAAGTGGAAGTTTACCCGCCTGTCCCCGATTCAACCTTTTATAACTACTTTAACTCTTCGGGATACATTCTCACTAAAGGAGCGGAAACCAATGTCAAACTGACTTTTGAACATCTTAATTTATTTGTAGGTTATACGCTGATTTCCGCGCGACAATACAAAAGCAGTAAAAGCTCTGAACTCTTGCTTACTCCACGGCATAGGGTGAACTTGATCCTGATGATGGAAAAAGAGGAAACCTACAAAATCGGTTATGAAGCTTATTTTACAAGCTCTCAAAAACTCCAATCTGCATCGCGATCAAAAAATTATTGGATTATGGGTCTGATGGGGCAAAAAACTTGGGGCATGTTTACCGTTTTTCTCAATCTTGAAAATTTTACCGATACCCGGCAATCTAAATTTACACCCGTCGTGAATCCGCCATATGATGCGCCTACATTTAATGATGTCTACGCTCCTCTAGAGGGTTTTGTCGTCAACCTGGGCACCAAAATCCGCTTCTGA